The Triticum aestivum cultivar Chinese Spring unplaced genomic scaffold, IWGSC CS RefSeq v2.1 scaffold3531, whole genome shotgun sequence genome has a window encoding:
- the LOC123174365 gene encoding putative F-box protein At5g52610 isoform X3, translating into MLTGNNDMKPPIPKRPRRMAMSPESAPLASGSSSFIPDDIIFFQILVLLPVKSLVRFQTVCKSWRTTLTSISFVRWHLELSKRTRSTMVLVPRKYQEDRRKACSRLLSIFSFQPGESKCAELIFRKEFHPYGIPVFSIPLHCDGLILIPCIMGKIFICNPATREFVELPPGSPSVLFEHRVAFGFDPWSGTYKVARHFIRSYRDTLQIDGEGGTTREYSSGHEILTFGGDNKEEAWVWKATVDPPYPIKARTPICLPGVFFWSALKSMAHGK; encoded by the exons ATGTTGACCGGAAACAACGATATGAAGCCGCCGATTCCTAAACGACCCCGGCGGATGGCTATGTCGCCGGAATCAGCACCTTTAGCCTCCGGCAGTAGCAGCTTCATCCCAGATGATATAATCTTCTTTCAGATACTCGTACTTCTTCCTGTGAAGTCCCTTGTGCGCTTCCAAACCGTCTGCAAGTCATGGCGCACCACATTAACCAGCATCAGTTTCGTGCGCTGGCACCTGGAGCTTTCCAAGCGAACAAGGTCGACCATGGTCCTCGTGCCACGCAAGTATCAGGAGGACCGACGGAAGGCGTGTTCTAGATTACTCAGTATCTTCAGCTTCCAGCCAGGGGAAAGCAAGTGTGCGGAGCTTATCTTCCGAAAGGAATTTCATCCCTATGGGATCCCTGTGTTCAGCATTCCTCTCCATTGTGATGGCCTGATATTGATCCCTTGCATAATGGGGAAAATTTTCATCTGCAACCCGGCCACTAGAGAGTTTGTTGAGTTGCCACCTGGAAGCCCAAGTGTTCTCTTTGAGCACAGGGTCGCCTTTGGCTTTGATCCTTGGAGTGGTACCTACAAGGTGGCGAGGCACTTCATCCGCTCGTACAGAGATACTCTGCAAATAGATGGGGAAGGAGGCACCACTAGAGAATACAGCAGTGGACATGAGATCTTAACATTCGGTGGTGACAACAAAGAAGAAGCTTGGGTATGGAAGGCCACTGTGGATCCACCATACCCTATCAAGGCCAGGACTCCAATTTGTCTCCCAGGGGTCTTCTTTTGGAGTGCTCTCAAGTCCATGGCACATGGCAAG TGA
- the LOC123174365 gene encoding putative F-box protein At5g52610 isoform X2 produces the protein MLTGNNDMKPPIPKRPRRMAMSPESAPLASGSSSFIPDDIIFFQILVLLPVKSLVRFQTVCKSWRTTLTSISFVRWHLELSKRTRSTMVLVPRKYQEDRRKACSRLLSIFSFQPGESKCAELIFRKEFHPYGIPVFSIPLHCDGLILIPCIMGKIFICNPATREFVELPPGSPSVLFEHRVAFGFDPWSGTYKVARHFIRSYRDTLQIDGEGGTTREYSSGHEILTFGGDNKEEAWVWKATVDPPYPIKARTPICLPGVFFWSALKSMAHGKARMMHYLH, from the exons ATGTTGACCGGAAACAACGATATGAAGCCGCCGATTCCTAAACGACCCCGGCGGATGGCTATGTCGCCGGAATCAGCACCTTTAGCCTCCGGCAGTAGCAGCTTCATCCCAGATGATATAATCTTCTTTCAGATACTCGTACTTCTTCCTGTGAAGTCCCTTGTGCGCTTCCAAACCGTCTGCAAGTCATGGCGCACCACATTAACCAGCATCAGTTTCGTGCGCTGGCACCTGGAGCTTTCCAAGCGAACAAGGTCGACCATGGTCCTCGTGCCACGCAAGTATCAGGAGGACCGACGGAAGGCGTGTTCTAGATTACTCAGTATCTTCAGCTTCCAGCCAGGGGAAAGCAAGTGTGCGGAGCTTATCTTCCGAAAGGAATTTCATCCCTATGGGATCCCTGTGTTCAGCATTCCTCTCCATTGTGATGGCCTGATATTGATCCCTTGCATAATGGGGAAAATTTTCATCTGCAACCCGGCCACTAGAGAGTTTGTTGAGTTGCCACCTGGAAGCCCAAGTGTTCTCTTTGAGCACAGGGTCGCCTTTGGCTTTGATCCTTGGAGTGGTACCTACAAGGTGGCGAGGCACTTCATCCGCTCGTACAGAGATACTCTGCAAATAGATGGGGAAGGAGGCACCACTAGAGAATACAGCAGTGGACATGAGATCTTAACATTCGGTGGTGACAACAAAGAAGAAGCTTGGGTATGGAAGGCCACTGTGGATCCACCATACCCTATCAAGGCCAGGACTCCAATTTGTCTCCCAGGGGTCTTCTTTTGGAGTGCTCTCAAGTCCATGGCACATGGCAAG GCAAGAATGATGCACTATCTGCACTAG
- the LOC123174365 gene encoding putative F-box protein At2g02030 isoform X1, protein MLTGNNDMKPPIPKRPRRMAMSPESAPLASGSSSFIPDDIIFFQILVLLPVKSLVRFQTVCKSWRTTLTSISFVRWHLELSKRTRSTMVLVPRKYQEDRRKACSRLLSIFSFQPGESKCAELIFRKEFHPYGIPVFSIPLHCDGLILIPCIMGKIFICNPATREFVELPPGSPSVLFEHRVAFGFDPWSGTYKVARHFIRSYRDTLQIDGEGGTTREYSSGHEILTFGGDNKEEAWVWKATVDPPYPIKARTPICLPGVFFWSALKSMAHGKVISNVILRFSLLDETFTVHPNPPCSDHLGKNDALSALGGKLCYIHSPTPWEIAIWLAEDGPNLTWSLCRRVSLPIPRNLLAFACASTDPDKIFLSIDARYLLRCDLHDESLEEIINMRDMLYDLRNGRKFTIGSLLVAHYMVPFVESLLRIRSS, encoded by the coding sequence ATGTTGACCGGAAACAACGATATGAAGCCGCCGATTCCTAAACGACCCCGGCGGATGGCTATGTCGCCGGAATCAGCACCTTTAGCCTCCGGCAGTAGCAGCTTCATCCCAGATGATATAATCTTCTTTCAGATACTCGTACTTCTTCCTGTGAAGTCCCTTGTGCGCTTCCAAACCGTCTGCAAGTCATGGCGCACCACATTAACCAGCATCAGTTTCGTGCGCTGGCACCTGGAGCTTTCCAAGCGAACAAGGTCGACCATGGTCCTCGTGCCACGCAAGTATCAGGAGGACCGACGGAAGGCGTGTTCTAGATTACTCAGTATCTTCAGCTTCCAGCCAGGGGAAAGCAAGTGTGCGGAGCTTATCTTCCGAAAGGAATTTCATCCCTATGGGATCCCTGTGTTCAGCATTCCTCTCCATTGTGATGGCCTGATATTGATCCCTTGCATAATGGGGAAAATTTTCATCTGCAACCCGGCCACTAGAGAGTTTGTTGAGTTGCCACCTGGAAGCCCAAGTGTTCTCTTTGAGCACAGGGTCGCCTTTGGCTTTGATCCTTGGAGTGGTACCTACAAGGTGGCGAGGCACTTCATCCGCTCGTACAGAGATACTCTGCAAATAGATGGGGAAGGAGGCACCACTAGAGAATACAGCAGTGGACATGAGATCTTAACATTCGGTGGTGACAACAAAGAAGAAGCTTGGGTATGGAAGGCCACTGTGGATCCACCATACCCTATCAAGGCCAGGACTCCAATTTGTCTCCCAGGGGTCTTCTTTTGGAGTGCTCTCAAGTCCATGGCACATGGCAAGGTTATCTCGAATGTCATCCTTCGATTtagtttacttgatgaaacatttaCGGTGCACCCTAACCCTCCATGTAGTGATCATCTAGGCAAGAATGATGCACTATCTGCACTAGGTGGAAAGTTATGCTATATCCACTCTCCCACTCCGTGGGAGATTGCCATTTGGTTAGCGGAAGATGGGCCAAATCTGACTTGGTCACTATGCCGCCGTGTCAGTCTGCCGATACCAAGAAATCTTCTTGCCTTTGCATGTGCGTCAACTGACCCGGACAAGATATTCCTCTCCATTGATGCGCGCTACCTTCTCAGGTGTGACCTCCATGATGAATCTCTTGAAGAAATAATCAACATGCGCGACATGTTGTATGATCTCCGGAACGGCAGAAAATTCACCATTGGTTCACTCCTTGTTGCCCACTATATGGTGCCATTTGTGGAATCACTGTTGCGCATCAGATCTTCATAG